The Primulina eburnea isolate SZY01 chromosome 18, ASM2296580v1, whole genome shotgun sequence genome segment ATATACAAAACACGAGTGACTTACCTAGGAGAACATGGAGCTCATGCATACCAGACCAATCATTTTGCGGTAGtccactttttctttctttcttgtttGAACTTCATCATGCACCGCACCAATAATCTGCGATAATAGATGGTTTTCTGAATCTTGCTTAGATCTTTCCCTTCATTATTAACCTCATCATCATTGTCGTCATTCTCTGGTGTTTCTGTTGGTGTTGTGCTGGGTGTTGCCTCACTGGTCTCAACACCAGACTCAACACAGTTCTTGATCGGTGACTCACTTACATCCAGCAGTCCTTCAGTATTATCCCTCCTTGGTTTTTCCTGTTAGATCATGCAAAGtcatcaaacacaacattaattgatTTAATAGTTGTCCTAGTTCTCAAGTTAAACACACTGGTAAGCCCGAATACTCATTGAATATTCGAGAAATAGGCATTTATCACTTTTAGAATCAAATTTTGCAAGATGGTCTCGATCATTTAAAACATAGCAAACACAACCGAAGATATGAAAGTATTTGAGGTTTGGTTTCTTCCCCATGATGATTTCATAGGATGTTATGGTAGATCCACTCCTTTAAAATACACGGTTGGAGATGTGACATGCCGTATTTATAGCTTTAGCAGAAAAATTAATGAGTGATACCTTTTTTATCGCACAAAGAAATAAAATGAGAACTTTCAAACTCATTAACATGATCGGTTCTTATTTTGACCACCCTCATATCATACAGATTTGTTATCCTAGCATGCAATTTCTTAAAAAGCATCAAATGTATCCGATTTTTCTCTAAGGAAACTTACCCAAGTAAAACGCAAAAAATAATCAACACAAACAAACGAATATTTCTTACCACCCAAGCTCTCAACTTCCATCAGACCCATTAAATCCATGTGCAAGAGTTCAAGGcaccgtgttgtcccaaagtgttgcaacatCGGGTGCGCAACACGGGTTTGTTTACCTTTCTGACACGGTTCATAGACATAAGCATTACCTGAACTCAAATTTGAcatacctctcacagcatcAAACTTACATAGATTCTTCAAGGTCTTGAAACTCACATGTCTCATTTTTTTATGGCATAGGTCTAAACCACTCACCTTGGCACTTCGGCAACCACCATCTTCTCCCAATTGATAGAAATTGTTAACAGACCGAGCTCCTGACATTACACAAACATTGGCACTATTAAAAACttcacaattatttttattgaatttaacatgtaaatcatcgtcacaaagttgacttatgcttattaagttCGAGATAATTCCTTCAACGTGTAGAACATTATGAAGTTCAGGAAGTCCGTCAACATTCAGGGTTCCTTTGCTTACAATTCTTCCTTTGGCACCACCATCATAGGTAACATGCCCACTTTTTAATTCAACATAATCCGTGAGGTGTTCTTTAGATCcggtcatgtggcgtgagcacccactatcaaagtaccaCGTACCTGCAATGTTAGTTTTTAAAGAAGTATAAATGACATTGCATTGAATAACAGATTTTGGTACCCATATTTTCCTTGTGGAAGAAGTTTGGATTGTGGTGTTGTGCTTGGTGTTGTGCAACACCTGATTTGAATACCAATTCAAGTAGTCATTTCTCAGTTTGTAGCAGAAGGGTTTGATGTGCCTATATTTACAGCAGTAGTGGCAGATAAAATTTCAGTTTCTTTGCTTTGATTTAGAGTTTGACACTGGCTTCTTAGTTTGTGACATCTTCATTGGCAAGTCAACTTTCAAATTAGAGGAGAAAGCTCTGTTTTGTTTTAGTATTTGTTCATAAGCTTGCTTTAAAATTGGCAAAGATTTCATAGGAGGGTTCACAAAGCAGTCTTGACTTCCCTTTACAAACACAGTTGATTTTGATCCAAAGTTGGAAGATTCACCATGTTCAATTACACTTTCAACATATTCAAGACCAGTTTTGCTATCCTTTCCCATAGTTATCATTGAGTCAAGTTTTGATGAGCTTGAGTTGAATTTAGTAAGAGTCTTTGAGGTCTTCTCAAGATCATCCTTGACTTTGCACAGTTCGAGGTCCTTTCTACTCAACAAGACTTACAGTCGAGACAAACCTCTTTTTAACTAAGTATTTTCCTTTGAGAGCACAAAATTTGTTTCATTTCTTTTGttccaatcttcgtatagcTCTTCATACATAGCCTGCACACTTTCAAATATGAGTTCATCAGAATCAGTATCCTGGATTTCATGGTTACTTGAGTCACTATGAGATTTAGCATCGAGACACAAGGATTTTGAAGTGGTGTTGCGGCCCAATATTTCAGCACCGTGCGGGTTGACTTGCAGCCagcatttttccttcaaaacagcAGTCAAGGAAGAGTTTTCTTCTCCTTTACAAAATTCCAGTTCTTCTTCTAAGTTGTCATCACTCAAGGAAACTGTCAAGCCTTTGTTCTTACGAAGTCTGTTGGCACATTCATTTGCATAATGTCCGAATCCAAAGCATTCTCTGCATTGGACCGAATCTAATCTCTTAAGATCGGGTCGAGCCATCAATTCATTTCTCGGCCTAAACTGTCCTTGAGAAAGTGCAGGTCTCTTATTCTTTTCAGAAACAACAAACGTCAGTTTCGGTATTTGAATGATTTTCTTTTTGTCTGTTATATTTTTCAGATAATCACTGAATTTCTTCGTTATAAGCGAAATTGAATCTTCACATAGGTCAGACTCATTAACTTCCTGAATTAGATCATCAAAGGAATCGTCAGAAATTTTGAGTGCAACCGCCTTCCCTTATTCTCTTTTCTGTAAGTCTAGATTAATCTTAAATATACTGAGTCAGCTAATCAAATCTTCAAGGTTAAGTGTATAAGTATCCTTAGACTCGTCGATAGCACAGATTTTGATGTTGAAGCGTTCTGGGAGGCATCTCAGGACCTTGCTAACAAGTCTTTCATTCGACATAGGATCACCGAGACTAAAAGTTTCATTTGAAATGTCACGCAATCTTCGATCATATTCAACAATAGTCTCGTTCTCCTCTTTCTCAAGCTTTCAAATTTCGAGGTCAGCATTGTTAGCTTGGTTCTACGAACACTTTCTGATCCTTGATAGGTTTTTTGTAAAATGTCCCAAGCGTCTTTAGCAGATATGAAATTTGTAATAAGACTAAACATGTTGACATCAACAGAGGTAAAGATGACATTGAGTGCTTTAGAATTGAAATTTGAGGTCTGAACCTCATCATTAGACCATGCACTCTCAGGTTTGACTCGGCTGACACGGTCAGCATCCATGATTCTAGGTGGTGACCAACCATCTAGAACCCGTTGCCAAGCTCTTTCCTCGATGGACTTTATATACATTCTCATCTTGACTTTCCAAAACGCATAATTTGACCCATCCAAAACTGATGGTCTAAAAGCGGCAGTTGAAGTTAATGCATCCATTGATATATtggtatatttaaaaaaaacagaaGACCATAATCAATCACTTATCAAGCGTTTGCTCTGATATCATTTGAAAGGAATGTTGCTCATAAATGCACATGAAATAAAGATATTGTGTGTATTAGTAGTTTGTGTTGTGTtcaggtgttggcaacaccagcacacaacatgcagcggaaattaagGTTTAACACTCAAGTAACCTTTAATGAATAAACAACGGATttgaattatgcacaagtacaaCTAGTTGTGCAATGCCTCATGGCAAAAATTCACTAGACAATTATGTAAATCGTTTTAcacaaaacaatactagtgagaaTAATAAAACTGAATTCCTTGACACTCCAAGGAATTATGAAACATGAAAATAAATCAAACTAAAACTAGATGCATAAAAACAAAAGAGTCGTGTTGCTTGAAACCAAACGAAATCACTCTCCGATCAACACTTTGCGTCAATGTTGTTCTTGAGTGTCGCCCACACCAGTCAGCAACACGGTGATTATGTGAATCAATCACATAAACTCTTCGCACGAATCTTCAATACTGAGTTTGTGCAGGTTCATAAAAACTCCAGCAGCTGTGGCGAATCCCTCCAAAAACACACAATTCTTCTCTCAATATTCGATCTATATAGATCTCCCTAGCTCTTTGCCCTAGATATCTTTCCATAGATACCCACATCCTACAACCAAGGAAACAAGAGTTTATTAGGAATGAAACTCTATTTAAATCTATGATGTTATATCTTAGAGATAAGTTCCTAAATTAAATCATGTGAGATAAATCTAGGAATAAATTTATATCTTGAAAGATTAAAATTAGTCTAGAAATGCaaaattctaatatttttaattagatagaatatgaattaaataggaataaaatattcctttcatATGTAATTAAACTATTTGATCTGTATATctacttttttttaaatttttttagtgGACGATAAATATTAacaatattttatgatataatTGTAAAAGAATTAGTTTAACTGTCTCATGTattgaattgttattttctttcCATCTTTTAAATCTAAATGAATAAAGTTTAGCTTGGACTGACTTAAATGGTAACTGAAACTGTTAGAAACCGGAACCGAAGCCGGGGTGGTCGGAGCTAGTTTGTGACACTATGAAATCGTAAAGAGTGAATAACAATGATGAACCAAACTTGAAACTTCCAATCACTAAAACTTTTATTCAGCATTACAGGATAGAAATGAAATGAATGGTGTCTGATATAAGTTCCATTTACATTTGCTGAATGAGACGACTGATTGTATAAATAAcataacatgtattatatatgtatacaaTATCCATACTTCTTGGATATTTTCTTGAAATAGAGGGATCCCATTATCCTGTAGAAACCGACGCTTAATATCAATGCACCAAACAAAGTGCAAGACATCCGAATAGATTCCTTAAATGTTTAAAACCCGTATTCTAGATTGGTTTTTGCAGAAACAAAATTTATATAGAATAGAAACAGATGAATAAAATGAATATAACAATTAGTGTGTAATTATATTAACTTAAACACTACACAACGAAACCCTAACTCTACTCCCCAAGCTCTCGGCCGCCCCTCCCCTTGCTATAGCACCTTTTTGAAAGATCTCCATCAGTAAACCACTGAAATCCTTCCAGTTTTCAAAGAAATCCTCCTCGTCTCTCCAGTGCAAGTTTTACGTGGTATCAAAGTTTACGAGCGTAaaaatgcaaaggcacgcccaaaatctcgtttttctcttcATTGACATCATAATACGCTGGTTTATGTGTTTTTTGCAAGTGTACGGGGCGGCCAATTTATGATGCTAGGGGGATGAAAATGTCGAGGGATAAGGTGTCTAAGTGCTGGAGTCTCGAGGTAGTCGCGTTTTGTACGGGCCAGTCACACGTCTTGGTCGAATGGCTCGGCTGTGGTTAGATCGGAAGAAATGAGTGAGCCGGTGGTGCAAGGGCCGTTCCGAGCcttggaccagaccctggtgggtctgagtcgTGGCCTAGGATGGCTCGACATTGCTTATCGTGGTCATAGGGCCGGTCGAGGGAGTTAAGTTGAGGGGTGTCTTGGTTGGGCTTGTCTCGATTGCTCTCGGGTGGTCGTGCTTAACAGCGTGCATGGGGCTGAGGGCTAGGGTTAGTTCTGTCCAGAAGAGTCCAGAGCTGGGCTAGGAAGGGTTGGCTCAGGTCCGGTCCTCGTTAGTTTGGGCTAGGGTCGAGATTTGGGATGATAGGTGCTCTAGGGTTTCGGCGCTTGGGTGCAGAAAATTCCAGCATGTGACAGTGGGTTTTAAGGGGTTAAAAACGGTTGGAATTGAGTAGTTTATAGGTTGGTAGGGTGTGAATAAGTGGTGGTTAAAATTTGGGAAGGattggttaagtttcgaattgattcgggttaaaaccgggacttcggtccaagttttaaaacgaatcataTAAGTTATGAAACAGTCTCGATTTTACGCCTAGGAAACGATtgtaaatatgttttgaggCGTTTTAAGGTGTTTGATtggcttcgggtcgaaattttgatGTCCAAGGGTAAAATAGTCAGTTAGGGTTTCCagaggcaaaatggtcattttgcactcgggtcgagttagcagtcctggcagcgccctgatcataatttgacatgttttaaatgtttacgttACCACGTAAATGACTTTGtatggaaatatgaaaaaaatacgttgcatgcttgattttaaggaaatttacgtatatgcattatttttataagtgatgaatacgatgacatgttttTCGAGGAAGTGAGTTGGTTATGACTAATATGATGATACGTtaatacgatgacatgtaaggccaaggctcagtggatgggtaatactgtcgctgatgtccccaccGCAGGTACCGCGGTTATACGTATATGGCTCTAATACCAATCGAAAAATTCTATTTTAATAAGAATGGTAAAAACATTATGTGTATCAGATATATATGTAGTCTCAGATGTTGTAACACCTTACGACAAGCAGCGGaataataaaatatacaaaataaataacttaaatAAAAGTAACTCAGAGATATTTATgcacaaatataaatatttgtgTGACATCTCGGGTCAAAATACTCATTAAAAAACGTAATGTCAGTTTATAAAACCAATACTAGCGATTCTATGAAAAGATAATTGTCCCAACAAATTGAGAAAAGAAATTGCATCCTAAAACAAATAATCAGATATAAAACGAGACCAATGAATGCAAAACGATGTACTGAAAACTGGagtaacaaaataaaattttcaatcaaCACTTTCATAAGTgttgtcttcagatgtctcTAACATTCAATGAGAACACAGTATAAACAACTACGATCGCCTTTGGAACAGTATTCAAACTCGATCGCTCTTCTCGTATGAGGTGCCTATCTGTTTTATTTTCTCGTCTCTGGTTTTTTCCTGTCCTCGTGCATCAATCATTCTTCAATACATATAGACTTGTGTTGCTTTGATAGAGTTCTTCTAATATATTCCTACAAGATAAGGAAAATAGTCTTTcattagtaaataaattcttttaaatattaaagattaaatctagagtttaagaaattcaatattttatgtcaaaaaagaaaataatttagGAGATAAATTTGTGTTACAAAACAATACACGTATCCATTCAGCCATCTTGGTTATTATCATGTTAATGGCTAAAGCAGAAACTGCAGAAATCATGCCTACGAAAGGCAGCGATTTTCAATCATTGGCCGCTGCTGCTTCGATGAATTGGGAACGAGTTTAGTGTGGGAATTTGGATTCTTGCTGCACTTCGCATTCAGactatttaataattataataataatgatgGTCCTTAATTACTGGCTGCTACGCTTCTTTCAGAATTCATTTTGGCCATGGAATTAATATCTCCTCGCCCTCCTCGttgtattaataaaataaataaaacaaaaaaatttgtaattttaattgtaaatatggaAATGACTGTCAGTCTCACGAATAAAGACGGTCTCACAATAGACATACTcgataaataaatcattttggCCATcgaattaatatttattttcaaaatgtgtGTGTGCCCACGAGCGCATACGTGATATTATCAGGATACAATAATTGTTTCTGTTGTAAGAACGATCGAACAGTGACGCTTGAGTTGTTATACgacttaaaaaatttgaattataTTGTTAACGTCAActataatttttgataaaacgACATACGTTCGATATTATAGATAGTATTATAAACAACTCGATAAAAAATATCAAGATTCAATAATAAATCGtctcaaattttcaagaaatttatattttcattgggattatttttaaaatatcaaaatttaatatatataaaaaatagtgGAAAATAAGTGTGCTATTCTTTTCGCCAAATGTAATGATTGCTATACgtcaaaattttttgttttaagaATTATATGTCAAAATTTTACGTAAGACTATAACAAACAAAGTCATctaaagatattttttttaaaaaaatcaaactaaaaaaatatatataactaGAGATTATTATAACAAGTTGAATCAAACTTTCTACAACCCCACAAATAATtgaatttcattttaaaaatagacCCACACAGCTAATAATCTAGTTAGCCCTACCAACAATTTATTATATCATTATTCATAGTATATATCAAAGTAGTCCATATTCTAATCTACAAAAGTACtccatattttattttcttataaatatattaacatgataaatttttaaaaataaagttaatattttttttacagaGAGCTTCGTGCAACTTCTTCCAAAATATATATGGTACTCTGTTCAAATGTAATCCTGAAACAATTGTGGAGTGGACCATCTAAGATCGAACAGCCAAGCAATAAAAATGTTGAACTATGTTTGTTGGGTTTTCAAGCCGTGCATAGGTGTGTTTTGACACTGTCTCAAAATCATTAGTGTTGATGGTAGACAAATTTACATAAAATATAAACACAAAATGTTCATCGTTGTTGCTTTGGATGCGAATAATCAAGTTCTACCACTAGTTTTCGTTGTCGTGGATGAAGAAACATCTCGTAGAAATGATTCTCGGAGAATCTAGGCAGCCATGTTGTTTGTAGTGCGAATAGTGTGTGTCTGCTTTTTATTAGGCATAATGGAATTGTGCGAGCTATTGAGGATCTATCATATTTTTCTTAGAGACATTTATGCTCAAATTTTAATACTAAGTTCAAAGATGTACAGTTGAAAGATTTATATTGGGAAGCGAGTACACATTACCAAATTTGTAAGTTCGAAGCAACAATGAAAGCAATTAAGAACAAAAACAATTTGGCGTACATGTATTTGGCAGGAATTTAAAAAGAGAAATAAAATCTTGCCCATGACGGTGGTGAACATCGTGGGGCGATGATGACCAACATGTCGAAGTGCTTAAATAGTATGTTAAAGTGTGCTCGTACACTTCCTATCTATCCGATAGTACACTTAACCCTTCAGAGGTGTGTACAAATACGCTCTTAATCTCACTTTTGCCACACTCCGTAGAGGATAAGATCCGGAGGAGACGTCTAAAATGGTTTAGTCATGATGATAAGAGAAAACCAAATACGGTCTCAATCCGACACATATTAGATTTACATGCATGTTAATGCAAAGAGTCAGAGCAATAACCAAGGATTGTATTGTCACAAAGACGCAGTAAATCGCCACTATGATCCATCTCCACCGGGTATATCTTGAGAATTGTAGTCTGCTCCTTTGTACATCGTCGCAATAGAAATGAGACAGTAACAAACGAAATGACAATTGTTGACCTCAATGGGTGTAAGACCTCTTGAATCCCACAAAAAAAGTTATATAATTTGATTGTGCATTTTAGTGGTATAACTGCTCAATTAACGACATATCAAAGGTCACCAATGCATTTATGAGTAAGGGGATAATTTGATTGTGCATTTTAATTTGTATTTAACTAATGTCAAAAACTTGTAtaagacggtcttacgggtcgtatttgtgaaacgaaactcttatttggatcatccatgaaaaagtattattttttatgctaagagtattacattatattgtgaatatgagtaagaTTGACCTGTCTTACAGTTTAGtatccgtgagatggtctcacatgagacctaatTAATATAGAATTGAATTTTTACAATTAATAAAATGCTATTTACCAATTGACTAATCAAATGTGAAATGTCATTGTTGTCATTAGATTATTGAATTAAATAAGCATTTGAAGGAGAGATTTGATATTTCACAACTAGAAAACACTTTACACTTTTTTAAATATATCAACGTGGTACTGgtagatattttaaatattaaaaaaaaatatattccaTATTTTGTTCTAAAAATATCCACTTTATGAATATATTATTAACAAGATATATTCTGAAATAAATTACATATAATTTAcacataaaaataatcaaacTGATAAACAAGTGAGACATACCATGAAGGGACAACATGTTTTCAAGGGAAAATCGTAACTTTGATTTTACAATTTGATTCTTAGCAATTTTGGTTCCTTGTATGTTTAACTTCAATTTTATTCCGCTATCTTCGTTTTCTCTTAGGTAATTATAGTCATTTTTAATAAGTGATGTTGATCCATGACATCGACATGACTCTGATTTGtgatataacataataatactctataaaaaaatattaaattaaactaATTATAAAATACATTACCAAAATTGTAACAAAaacaatcatataaaataaaaaattgcaatttcttccttcaaacaaaaaaaaatttcaattttattcataacaaatttcctatttttatcatataaattataaaaaaaataaaaactaaacACCATATATACAACATAAAGATTCTATGCTTCTTCATTTTGCAATAAGGGGAGTTTATGATGGCCTAATGAGTGTCCACTGCTTCCTTCAATATCATCCTTTACCATGTTTTCTTTTGCCTTTCCCCAAACAACAGTATACAATCCAATAACTAGCACAATTGAACCAGCCACACTGCAGGAACATTCAAACGGATTGCTCATATATGAACCAAGAATTGCGCGTCGAAATGCATCATACTATGAAGGATGATATGCGACTTAAAACCGTGAAAAACTCCATACCTGCCGACATAGAGAACATCTTTAAAGAAGATGAGGCCGATGATCGCAGAAATGACGATCACCAAGGGGTTGAACATAGTAACGAAAAGCGGTCCTGTCCTCCTAAGGCACCAAGACATCAAGTACAGTCGGAATGATATATTGACGAGTCCCTAAAATGGCAAAACAACCGAATGTATGATAATCAAAAAAGAAATAAGCCATCCCATGTCAAAAAGATACAAGATCGGAATTTCCAACATCATTAGGCCACTCCGTTCGACATGGTCTCTCAACAAAATTCAACAGTACTGTGACATAATCTTCAATGTTATACTAATAGTGGTTAAAACTAATGAGACAAGAAACCATTGGACATCAAAGATCATAGGTTCGAATCGCAATCAGTATTATGAAGATCGGTATAAaactttgatatgattttattttggTATACAGATTTTCTTACTTTCATAGTTCCatatttctatatatataacactaaaactcttgtgagacggtctcacggatcaatttcgtgggtcaaatctattattttggtcatccatgaaataGTATTACTTCTTATCGCGAATATCGTTGGCATTGACCCCtcttacagataaaaattcgtgagactgtctcacaagagacctactctatttATAAGTGAACTCTGTGGAATATATCATTTTCTTACCGCATATAATGCAGCAACTAAGCCCATCTCAGCTTGTAACTTCCAAGCAGTTAAATCTTTTTCTGCAATCAGAGCAATAACCAAGGATTGTATTGTCACAAAGACGCAGTAAATCGCCACTATGATCATCTCAACCGGGTATATCTTGAGAATTGTAGTCTGAACTACAGACCATGCCGCGGTTAAAAAGGCAGCCATTGCAAGTAAAGTTCCTCCAAGAATCCAattttgtggtgatgccaataAGTATACCGGAGAGGTTAAGCTTGATGGTTTGTTCAAGATTGCGGCTCCTTTGTATAGCGTCGCAATAGACGCCCCCGTGATCAAAACAAGAGTTCccaagaacttaagcatgccaCTTGATTGTGTCAGATTTATTCTTTCCATCCTAAAGTTATCAAGATTTGTGTCGGTGGTCGAGTCTGAAGTGCGAAAAAGATTGAAATATGGTATGATAGACTTGGAGATTACCTGAATATGATGGCGAGTATGTAAGCAAAACCTGGAACCAGATTCAGTAACTCTGATCCCAGTGTGGGGGAGCTATAGTTTATACCAGCATAACTCCCAATATCTGCTAAGCAACTTGATCCacagaagaaaaaaaatcaagaaaacaacCGTAAATACCATGTTCTTGGAATTAAAACTGGATCTGTACTCCACCAAAGGTTATAGTTGGTGGTGAAACTCAAATCCGACGGGACCATTAATGCTTCGCAACACGTACGAATAATCCAATAAACTAGTTAAGCAATGACTTACCCGCACAGAGCAAGAAACAAAATTCTCCAAAGAACAGCAAACGTAACCGGTGGGATTTTATACCTGCAAATAATAAAATACCCAAATAACcaacaacaatttcttgaacaccCACCAAAAACTGAACCAAGAAAAGAGTTTTACCAGTGGAAAATAAACGCCGTGGGGAAGAGAACGACAGTGGCCAAGGCATTGGAATACACGGATATAATGTAGAAACTGGCGCCGTTTGACATAGCCATCTTGCTTATTGTCATATTGCCTGATAAAGCAGTCATCGCTGCCACCATGCCAACAAAAGGCAGCAACAATATCGGCCACGCCATGCTGCCTTCTCGGCTTCTGCGTTATCCCGGGTTGGGTTTCTTTCTGGCGCACAAGAATATTAGCCCCGCTGCGTGTGTTGGACTTGGCAGCCAATTTGTATGTCTTGCCCCGAACTCACAAAAATTTTTATGAGACGGTtttacggatcgtattttatgagacaacttttatttggatcattaataaaaaatattactttttatgctgataatattactttttattgtgaatattgatagaatactcgtctcacagataaaaattcgtgagaccgtctaagaTCTCCTTCTTGCAACTTGTATTTTTttacatttaattatattactttATTGCTGGCATCCTCAGCCATACATGTGTACGGGTCAACACACTAAAAAACAATTTTTATAGATCAAGAACAAGTCGCATCGATTTTGAAACcattaaaaacatgataaacgaggttttttttttaaaaaaattgttttacttttatttttattttctatatatatatatatatatatatatatgattatttgaatttcgttaaatttttttgttaaatataaaaatatatatatgcatatatgattttttgaaaCCGTTAAAATGTTTGTCTTAGAATATTTCATGTGCCATTGGCATTTTCATTTACAAATAAATGACAAATTTTTCGTAGACAATTATTGGacgaattaattttcatttctattgcgcgcgcacacacacatacacacaaaaAGTTTAATTAAAAGACCATTAAAGTATTATACTATCCCTTTCCTATCTGTcaccaaatacatatacatacacacggTTTGAGGGTTTTGAATAAATATAGTTAAGTGAAaacatttgattaaataaatgaACAACAAACAAACTATGTTCAAATAATTTGTTAATGATGTTGTTGGGTCTGAGTTCATACTTTATCACATAAGTAAACACTTGAGATATTTGATCgacaattttgatatattgttcaCCCACCATGTTCATCTCTATATCTATTAATAAGATATCAAAAGTCTATTAGATGTGATCAATCATatccaaa includes the following:
- the LOC140819914 gene encoding WAT1-related protein At3g28050-like — protein: MAWPILLLPFVGMVAAMTALSGNMTISKMAMSNGASFYIISVYSNALATVVLFPTAFIFHWYKIPPVTFAVLWRILFLALCGCLADIGSYAGINYSSPTLGSELLNLVPGFAYILAIIFRMERINLTQSSGMLKFLGTLVLITGASIATLYKGAAILNKPSSLTSPVYLLASPQNWILGGTLLAMAAFLTAAWSVVQTTILKIYPVEMIIVAIYCVFVTIQSLVIALIAEKDLTAWKLQAEMGLVAALYAGLVNISFRLYLMSWCLRRTGPLFVTMFNPLVIVISAIIGLIFFKDVLYVGSVAGSIVLVIGLYTVVWGKAKENMVKDDIEGSSGHSLGHHKLPLLQNEEA